From Manduca sexta isolate Smith_Timp_Sample1 unplaced genomic scaffold, JHU_Msex_v1.0 HiC_scaffold_3740, whole genome shotgun sequence, a single genomic window includes:
- the LOC119193208 gene encoding traB domain-containing protein-like — translation MKQKTCFIARQLLRQGIKTTITYDPTKRFQIYFERQNSGLSQQLPVSATLLQSDKQATVVLLGTVHFSKQSVEDVTKIVKVLNPNAILVELCRQRVSLLELDDKKFLKMLKISTQES, via the exons atgaaacaaaagaCATGTTTTATTGCAAGACAGTTGTTGAGACAAGGCATTAAAACGACCATAACATACGATCCAACAAAGAGATTTC AGATTTATTTCGAAAGACAAAATAGTGGCCTGTCTCAACAGCTTCCTGTTTCTGCAACACTTCTGCAGTCCGATAAACAAGCAACAGTCGTTCTTCTCGGCACTGTGCACTTTAGTAAACAATCGGTGGAGGATGTGACTAAG ataGTAAAGGTGCTCAACCCAAATGCGATATTAGTAGAACTATGTCGACAAAGAGTGTCACTTTTGGAATTAGATGACAAGAAGTTTTTGAAGATGCTAAAAATTTCGACTCAAGAAAGTTAA